The Coffea eugenioides isolate CCC68of chromosome 8, Ceug_1.0, whole genome shotgun sequence genome has a segment encoding these proteins:
- the LOC113781406 gene encoding shikimate O-hydroxycinnamoyltransferase — MGFEVKFIRKTIVKAIGPLPDSHILSLSNLDLLSGRFPVTYFYFYNKPQDHIPTPFPALKDSLAKCLSLFYPFAGKIVQNSQTNEPEIICDNSGALLVEAKANIPLKELDFYNLDKSLEGKLVTIHQDFPLQIQVTNYTCGNLSMTFTFDHALGDASAFGRFLLTWSEIATSKSLSGSPDHRRDLIQARSPPTYDPSLDENFISCTLQDIANIPTGNKVLKRLYYVDVKSIDSLQRLASLDSEERTKIEAFSAYVWKIMVRAINKNHEKCKMGWLVDGRTRLGKDRNSMSNYIGNVISVAFGDGDVHGLKQASLAETATLVHDSISKVTNQAHFLDLIDWIECHRPGLMLSKIVLGLGGPAIVVSSGRRFPVSEIDFGFGNPILGTVCSTIEKIGVGYINQRPSAKGDGSWIVSVILWPEMIAALESDPNHVFQPMNAKFLQL; from the coding sequence ATGGGATTTGAGGTGAAATTCATCAGGAAAACTATTGTAAAAGCTATAGGTCCCTTGCCAGATTCTCACATTCTCAGTCTTTCGAACCTCGATCTCTTATCAGGACGGTTTCCTGTCACCTATTTTTACTTCTACAACAAGCCTCAGGATCATATACCAACTCCTTTTCCTGCCCTTAAAGATTCTTTGGCCAAATGTCTAAGTCTTTTCTACCCGTTTGCTGGTAAAATTGTTCAAAATTCACAAACTAATGAGCCTGAGATCATCTGTGATAACAGTGGTGCTCTTCTTGTGGAAGCCAAGGCAAATATCCCTCTGAAAGAACTGGATTTCTACAACCTTGACAAATCTTTGGAAGGAAAGTTAGTCACAATCCATCAAGATTTCCCCCTACAAATCCAAGTGACGAATTATACTTGTGGAAACTTATCAATGACATTTACATTTGACCATGCCTTGGGTGATGCAAGTGCCTTTGGTAGGTTTCTTCTTACATGGTCTGAGATAGCAACTTCAAAGTCACTTTCTGGCTCACCGGATCACCGTAGAGATCTGATCCAGGCAAGGTCTCCTCCGACTTATGATCCATCTTTAGATGAAAACTTCATTTCCTGCACTTTACAAGACATAGCCAACATTCCAACGGGCAATAAAGTGTTGAAGAGGCTGTATTATGTTGATGTGAAAAGTATTGATAGCTTGCAAAGACTTGCATCTCTTGATAGTGAAGAGAGAACCAAAATTGAGGCCTTTTCAGCTTATGTCTGGAAGATTATGGTTCGTGCAATCAATAAAAACCATGAAAAATGCAAGATGGGGTGGTTAGTCGATGGAAGAACAAGACTAGGCAAAGATAGAAACTCTATGTCCAACTACATAGGCAATGTTATATCAGTAGCGTTTGGAGATGGAGATGTCCATGGATTGAAACAAGCGTCACTAGCAGAAACTGCAACATTGGTTCATGATTCAATCTCCAAAGTAACCAATCAAGCTCATTTCTTGGATTTGATCGATTGGATTGAGTGTCACAGACCTGGATTGATGTTATCTAAGATTGTGTTAGGCCTTGGAGGTCCAGCTATTGTTGTTTCATCTGGACGAAGATTTCCAGTCTCAGAAATAGATTTTGGTTTTGGAAATCCAATCCTTGGAACAGTTTGTTCCACCATTGAAAAAATTGGAGTAGGTTACATTAACCAAAGGCCAAGTGCTAAGGGTGATGGATCTTGGATCGTCTCAGTAATCTTATGGCCTGAAATGATTGCTGCACTGGAGTCAGATCCTAATCATGTTTTTCAGCCTATGAATGCCAAATTTCTTCAACTCTAG